A single Ziziphus jujuba cultivar Dongzao chromosome 11, ASM3175591v1 DNA region contains:
- the LOC107431501 gene encoding uncharacterized protein LOC107431501 isoform X1, with protein sequence MRTHLMRIQKEVRKLVKRIRSLKKRLVPCMTVFADMKTKLLPPGLFDTASSIYYNGDDGISGPFHGGDANGSDKNELEDALLKQRPNCVSGFELTKSRDHRYQIHIQHRLNELEVGVGNRRNIQVALLWTMSASVCQKKTINNNMVHMRRKAKLVQKKKEKGYTRMPMLYQTLKQFSFYTKRWRNYHEL encoded by the exons ATGAGAACGCATCTAATGAGGATCCAAAAGGAAGTGAGAAAGCTAGTTAAGAGGATAAGGTCCTTAAAGAAACGGCTTGTTCCTTGCATGACTGTTTTTGCTGATATGAAGACGAAACTTCTCCCTCCCGGCCTCTTCGACACCGCTTCTTCTATCTATTACAACGGAGATGATGGCATTAGCGGCCCCTTTCATGGGGGGGACGCCAATGGATCTGATAAGAATG AACTTGAAGATGCATTGCTGAAGCAACGGCCAAACTGTGTGTCGGGTTTTGAATTGACAAAATCAAGGGACCATCGTTATCAAATCCACATTCAGCATCGATTAAATGAACTTGAAG TTGGGGTAGGGAATCGAAGGAATATTCAGGTGGCTTTGCTCTGGACCATGTCAGCTTCAGTATGTCAAAAAAAGACCATCAACAATAACATGGTTCATATGCGGAGAAAGGCAAAGTTGgttcaaaagaagaaagagaaagggtACACACGTATGCCAATGCTTTACCAAACTCTAAAACAATTTTCGTTTTACACAAAACGGTGGAGAAACTATCATGAACTTTGA
- the LOC107431501 gene encoding probable ATP-dependent DNA helicase CHR12 isoform X5 produces the protein MRTHLMRIQKEVRKLVKRIRSLKKRLVPCMTVFADMKTKLLPPGLFDTASSIYYNGDDGISGPFHGGDANGSDKNELEDALLKQRPNCVSGFELTKSRDHRYQIHIQHRLNELEVVSRGICRKRGCWIESLLLRTGQG, from the exons ATGAGAACGCATCTAATGAGGATCCAAAAGGAAGTGAGAAAGCTAGTTAAGAGGATAAGGTCCTTAAAGAAACGGCTTGTTCCTTGCATGACTGTTTTTGCTGATATGAAGACGAAACTTCTCCCTCCCGGCCTCTTCGACACCGCTTCTTCTATCTATTACAACGGAGATGATGGCATTAGCGGCCCCTTTCATGGGGGGGACGCCAATGGATCTGATAAGAATG AACTTGAAGATGCATTGCTGAAGCAACGGCCAAACTGTGTGTCGGGTTTTGAATTGACAAAATCAAGGGACCATCGTTATCAAATCCACATTCAGCATCGATTAAATGAACTTGAAG TAGTTTCAAGAGGAATTTGTAGAAAAAGAGGATGTTGGATTGAAAGCCTTCTGCTCAGAACAG GGCAGGGATGA
- the LOC107426928 gene encoding uncharacterized protein LOC107426928 isoform X6: protein MVCSLGSGRMAVMARLLAAKSFSPSITEEVGHQKLAAQSICRELSEADEANLLDEEDMHVFGLKPMDDPLHLVCCNACKKPVKASQYAAHAELCRTLNSIEENNLGLDGCIRHRKPTKKERKKLLTAYANKATSVVELERSESIDANDTGVSQSKLDGLLGKRNSAYVDTKYLMDGSGLSPGNTDHSACVMAPPTKRSKLIAGGWLPLSDDIETVAAVSKVTSSQDTCRDSLKGTVSVSNTPNDQVFVCKTSGKVDECCQPLEDIPFPLASKVYYSQRSNRLRSALCRLYCESVASTKQLFSDPVNSEMLNETMIPSQASSQKNSPLKQRNNLLNNKHALII, encoded by the exons ATGGTATGCTCGCTTGGAAGTGGAAGGATGGCGGTTATGGCAAGGCTTCTGGCAGCAAAAAGTTTCTCACCAAGTATAACTG AGGAAGTTGGCCATCAGAAATTAGCTGCTCAATCGATTTGCAGAGAATTAAGTGAGGCAGATGAAGCAAATTTGCTTGATGAAGaag ACATGCATGTTTTTGGTTTGAAGCCTATGGATGATCCCTTGCATTTG gtatgCTGCAATGCTTGTAAAAAACCTGTGAAGGCCAGTCAATATGCGGCACATGCAG AACTTTGCAGGACGTTAAATTCtatagaagaaaataatttgggGCTTGATGGCTGTATAAGGCATAGGAAACCTACAAAGAAGGAGAGGAAAAAGCTACTAACTGCTTACGCTA ACAAGGCTACATCAGTTGTGGAGTTAGAAAGGTCTGAATCTATTGATGCAAATGATACTGGCGTTTCACAATCAAAGTTGGATGGACTTCTTGGAAAAA GGAATTCAGCCTATGTAGATACGAAATATTTGATGGATGGTTCAGGACTTAGTCCTGGAAATACGGATCACTCAGCCTGTGTAATGGCTCCACCAACAAAACGTTCTAAATT GATAGCAGGCGGGTGGTTACCACTATCAGATGATATAGAAACGGTGGCTGCTGTATCGAAAGTCACAAGTTCTCAAGACACAT GTAGGGATTCTTTGAAAGGGACTGTTTCTGTGAGCAACACACCTAATGATCAAGTTTTTGTTTGCAAGACTTCTGGGAAAGTTGATGAATGTTGCCAGCCACTGGAAG ATATTCCATTTCCCCTTGCTTCCAAAGTATATTACTCGCAAAGAAGCAATCGTCTGCGTTCAGCACTTTGTCGTCTTTACTGTGAGTCAGTGGCATCAACTAAACAGCTTTTCAGTGATCCGGTGAATTCAGAAATGTTGAAT
- the LOC107431501 gene encoding probable ATP-dependent DNA helicase CHR12 isoform X4, whose translation MRTHLMRIQKEVRKLVKRIRSLKKRLVPCMTVFADMKTKLLPPGLFDTASSIYYNGDDGISGPFHGGDANGSDKNELEDALLKQRPNCVSGFELTKSRDHRYQIHIQHRLNELEVVSRGICRKRGCWIESLLLRTGEDFMRLCLFSSNAHKIKTIKVMQDDVVDGCS comes from the exons ATGAGAACGCATCTAATGAGGATCCAAAAGGAAGTGAGAAAGCTAGTTAAGAGGATAAGGTCCTTAAAGAAACGGCTTGTTCCTTGCATGACTGTTTTTGCTGATATGAAGACGAAACTTCTCCCTCCCGGCCTCTTCGACACCGCTTCTTCTATCTATTACAACGGAGATGATGGCATTAGCGGCCCCTTTCATGGGGGGGACGCCAATGGATCTGATAAGAATG AACTTGAAGATGCATTGCTGAAGCAACGGCCAAACTGTGTGTCGGGTTTTGAATTGACAAAATCAAGGGACCATCGTTATCAAATCCACATTCAGCATCGATTAAATGAACTTGAAG TAGTTTCAAGAGGAATTTGTAGAAAAAGAGGATGTTGGATTGAAAGCCTTCTGCTCAGAACAGGTGAGGACTTCATGAGGCTGTGCCTCTTCTCTTCCAACGCCCATAAGATCAAGACAATAAAAGTAATGCAAGATGATGTTGTTGATGGCTGCAGCTGA
- the LOC107431501 gene encoding uncharacterized protein LOC107431501 isoform X3 encodes MRTHLMRIQKEVRKLVKRIRSLKKRLVPCMTVFADMKTKLLPPGLFDTASSIYYNGDDGISGPFHGGDANGSDKNELEDALLKQRPNCVSGFELTKSRDHRYQIHIQHRLNELEVGVGNRRNIQVALLWTMSASVCQKKTINNNMVHMRRKAKLVQKKKEKGAGMTSK; translated from the exons ATGAGAACGCATCTAATGAGGATCCAAAAGGAAGTGAGAAAGCTAGTTAAGAGGATAAGGTCCTTAAAGAAACGGCTTGTTCCTTGCATGACTGTTTTTGCTGATATGAAGACGAAACTTCTCCCTCCCGGCCTCTTCGACACCGCTTCTTCTATCTATTACAACGGAGATGATGGCATTAGCGGCCCCTTTCATGGGGGGGACGCCAATGGATCTGATAAGAATG AACTTGAAGATGCATTGCTGAAGCAACGGCCAAACTGTGTGTCGGGTTTTGAATTGACAAAATCAAGGGACCATCGTTATCAAATCCACATTCAGCATCGATTAAATGAACTTGAAG TTGGGGTAGGGAATCGAAGGAATATTCAGGTGGCTTTGCTCTGGACCATGTCAGCTTCAGTATGTCAAAAAAAGACCATCAACAATAACATGGTTCATATGCGGAGAAAGGCAAAGTTGgttcaaaagaagaaagagaaagg GGCAGGGATGACTTCCAAATAA
- the LOC107411414 gene encoding acyl carrier protein 1, chloroplastic produces MASVTGTSVSMSSLSSSFKPTLALTSRVNLNSVSFPLLRSNCGRLQVSCAAKPETVKKVCEIVKKQLALPEDHAVTGESKFAALGADSLDTVEIVMGLEEQFGISVEEDSAQSIATVQDAADLIEELVAKKA; encoded by the exons ATGGCTTCGGTCACAGGAACATCGGTGTCCATGAGCTCTCTTTCTAGCTCTTTCAAGCCCACCCTC GCTCTTACCAGCAGGGTCAATCTAAACTCGGTCTCATTCCCATTGCTTAGGTCAAACTGTGGACGCCTTCAAGTTTCATGTGCT GCCAAACCCGAGACAGTGAAGAAAGTTTGTGAAATAGTAAAGAAGCAGCTAGCTCTACCAGAGGACCACGCTGTCACTGGAGAATCAAAATTCGCTGCACTCGGAGCTGATTCTCTTGACACG GTTGAGATTGTGATGGGACTTGAGGAGCAATTTGGTATCAGTGTGGAAGAAGACAGTGCCCAGAGTATTGCTACTGTTCAAGACGCTGCAGATCTGATTGAAGAACTCGTTGCCAAGAAGGCTTAA
- the LOC107426876 gene encoding classical arabinogalactan protein 26 yields the protein MASFCLHLLLIMIFLASPLLSLPSSQPNPKASSSSSNTISASPVSALSSNPQPTPSSAYQELSPDISPLLPKSGAVLPTPIGSSIPTIPSNLSPPNPDDLVASGPFSALAPFGSMPISSSPTINLVRSSNFAGFAALAAFGFIHLPRI from the coding sequence ATGGCCTCTTTTTGTTTACACTTATTGCTCATCATGATCTTCTTAGCCTCCCCTTTGCTTTCTTTACCTTCTTCTCAGCCTAATCCTAAAGCTTCTAGTTCTTCCAGTAACACTATCTCTGCTTCACCAGTATCAGCATTATCTTCAAATCCTCAACCAACTCCATCATCTGCTTACCAAGAACTCTCTCCTGACATTTCTCCACTTTTGCCTAAATCTGGTGCTGTGCTTCCAACTCCAATTGGATCCTCTATACCCACTATTCCTTCCAACCTTAGTCCTCCAAATCCAGACGATTTGGTTGCTTCTGGTCCTTTTTCTGCTCTTGCACCATTTGGGTCTATGCCAATTTCTTCATCACCAACTATTAACTTGGTTCGATCTTCAAACTTTGCTGGTTTTGCAGCTTTAGCAGCTTTTGGATTTATCCATCTTCCTAGGATTTGA
- the LOC107431501 gene encoding uncharacterized protein LOC107431501 isoform X2, whose translation MRTHLMRIQKEVRKLVKRIRSLKKRLVPCMTVFADMKTKLLPPGLFDTASSIYYNGDDGISGPFHGGDANGSDKNELEDALLKQRPNCVSGFELTKSRDHRYQIHIQHRLNELEVGVGNRRNIQVALLWTMSASVCQKKTINNNMVHMRRKAKLVQKKKEKGSFKRNL comes from the exons ATGAGAACGCATCTAATGAGGATCCAAAAGGAAGTGAGAAAGCTAGTTAAGAGGATAAGGTCCTTAAAGAAACGGCTTGTTCCTTGCATGACTGTTTTTGCTGATATGAAGACGAAACTTCTCCCTCCCGGCCTCTTCGACACCGCTTCTTCTATCTATTACAACGGAGATGATGGCATTAGCGGCCCCTTTCATGGGGGGGACGCCAATGGATCTGATAAGAATG AACTTGAAGATGCATTGCTGAAGCAACGGCCAAACTGTGTGTCGGGTTTTGAATTGACAAAATCAAGGGACCATCGTTATCAAATCCACATTCAGCATCGATTAAATGAACTTGAAG TTGGGGTAGGGAATCGAAGGAATATTCAGGTGGCTTTGCTCTGGACCATGTCAGCTTCAGTATGTCAAAAAAAGACCATCAACAATAACATGGTTCATATGCGGAGAAAGGCAAAGTTGgttcaaaagaagaaagagaaagg TAGTTTCAAGAGGAATTTGTAG
- the LOC107426884 gene encoding sodium/hydrogen exchanger 1-like, with the protein MALEIDSILGKWLGLNTTSSHTAVASTNLFVALLCACIIVGHLLEENRWINESITALSIGLCTGVVILLSTGGRSSHLLVFSEELFFIYLLPPIIFNAGFQVKKKHFFRNFMTIMLFGAIGTLISFGIISLGAIHFFQKMNIGSLDIADYLAIGAIFSATDSVCTLQVLNQDETPLLYSLVFGEGVVNDATSVVLFNAIQSFDLSHIGSSIALQFVGSFFYLFITSTLLGVLTGLVSAYIIKRLYFGRHSTDREVALMILMAYFSYMLAELFSLSAILTVFFCGIVMSHYTWHNVTESSRVTTKHAFATLSFVAEIFIFLYVGMDALDIEKWRVISNSPGKSIGVSSILLALVLVGRAAFVFPLSFLSNLTKKSSFEKVNIKQQFTIWWAGLMRGAVSMALAYNQFTRSGHTQLRGNAMMITSTITVVLFSTVVFGLMTKPLIRILLPSSKHISGSMISSEPSTPKSLTTSLLSNGQDPEADPAGDQNVYRPTSLRMLLCTPSHTVHHYWRKFDNSFMRPVFGGRGFVPFVPGSPTEQDVLQWPPQSE; encoded by the exons ATGGCGTTGGAAATAGATTCAATTTTGGGAAAATGGTTGGGTTTGAATACCACCTCTAGCCACACTGCGGTTGCCTCAACCAACCTTTTCGTTGCGCTTCTTTGCGCTTGCATTATTGTTGGTCATTTGCTTGAAGAAAATCGATGGATTAACGAGTCCATTACAGCACTCTCAATT GGACTGTGCACTGGAGTTGTTATATTGCTTTCAACTGGAGGAAGAAGCTCGCATTTATTAGTATTCAGTGAAgaacttttctttatttatctgcTTCCTCCTATCATTTTCAATGCCGG GTTCCAAGTGAAGAAGAAGCATTTTTTTCGCAACTTCATGACTATAATGTTGTTTGGTGCTATTGGCACTCTCATATCTTTTGGCATCATTTCCTTAG GTGCTATACACTTCTTTCAGAAAATGAATATTGGTTCTCTGGACATTGCAGATTATCTTG CAATTGGAGCAATCTTTTCAGCAACAGATTCTGTTTGCACCTTGCAG GTGCTTAATCAAGATGAGACACCTTTGTTATACAGTCTGGTTTTCGGGGAAGGTGTAGTAAATGATGCCACATCGGTAGTGCTTTTTAACGCGATTCAAAGCTTCGACCTCTCTCATATCGGTTCAAGCATTGCTTTGCAATTTGTtggaagttttttttatttgttcatcaCAAGTACATTGCTAGGAGTACTT aCTGGACTAGTTAgtgcatatattattaaaagGCTCTATTTTGGCAG GCACTCTACCGATCGTGAAGTTGCTCTAATGATACTCATGGCTTACTTTTCATATATGCTAGCCGAA CTATTTTCTTTAAGTGCCATTCTCACCGTATTCTTTTGTGGAATTGTTATGTCTCATTACACATGGCATAATGTGACAGAAAGTTCAAGAGTGACAACTAA GCACGCTTTTGCTACTCTATCATTTGTTGCTGAGATCTTCATCTTTCTTTATGTTGGCATGGATGCCTTGGATATTGAAAAGTGGAGAGTTATAAGCAATAG TCCTGGAAAATCAATTGGAGTAAGTTCGATATTGTTGGCACTGGTTCTTGTTGGAAGAGCAGCCTTTGTTTTCCCTTTGTCTTTCCTATCCAACTTGACTAAAAAGTCTTCATTTGAGAAAgtcaacataaagcaacaa tttacaatttggtgggctggtctTATGCGTGGTGCTGTTTCCATGGCACTAGCTTATAATCAG TTTACAAGGTCGGGGCATACTCAATTGCGCGGAAATGCAATGATGATCACAAGTACTATCACAGTTGTTCTTTTTAGCACAGTG GTATTTGGGTTGATGACAAAACCACTTATTAGGATATTGCTTCCTTCATCAAAACACATAAGTGGCAGCATGATTTCTTCTGAACCATCGACCCCGAAATCCTTAACAACTTCTCTACTAAGCAACGGACAGGATCCAGAGGCTGATCCTGCAGGCGATCAGAATGTGTATAGACCAACCAGTTTGAGGATGCTCCTATGCACACCATCTCACACAGTCCACCATTATTGGAGAAAATTCGATAATTCTTTCATGCGACCAGTTTTTGGCGGTCGGGGTTTTGTACCCTTTGTTCCTGGTTCACCTACTGAACAGGATGTTCTTCAATGGCCACCTCAATCAGAatga
- the LOC107426887 gene encoding vesicle-associated protein 2-2 isoform X1, producing MGTELLEIQPSELQFTFELKKQSSCSVHLVNKSDQYVAFKVKTTSPKKYCVRPNTGIIKLNATRDFTVTMQAQRVAPPDLQCKDKFLIQSIAVPFGTTDENITSDIFAKDSGRYIEEKKLKVALISPPPSPLLIQNNAETKQSLHCESSVQKDRLVSGVENIPPPHKVTESLVQKDGLVSGVENIPPPHKDVKDVDGFETTKDKDEFTAAKDVEFPIIEDVEERKPAEDAMSLNLTKDFKELKSKLNTVDSKLKEADLTILKLTEERSMNAREKDMLKHQLEMLRKNSVKQVQVGFPVLYVFMIALISLAVGYLVHA from the exons ATGGGTACGGAACTCTTGGAGATTCAACCTAGTGAGCTCCAATTTACAT TTGAGTTGAAGAAACAAAGTTCTTGCTCTGTTCATCTTGTCAACAAATCAGATCAATATGTTGCTTTTAAG GTGAAAACTACCTCTCCAAAGAAATACTGTGTGCGACCAAACACGGGCATCATAAAGCTGAATGCAACACGTGATTTTACAG TCACAATGCAAGCTCAGCGTGTAGCTCCTCCCGATTTGCAGTGCAAGGACAAGTTTTTGATCCAGAGCATAGCTGTGCCATTCGGAACAACTGATGAGAACATTACATCTGACATA TTTGCAAAAGATAGTGGAAGATACATTGAAGAGAAGAAGCTCAAGGTGGCACTTATCAGCCCGCCTCCTTCACCActattaatacaaaataatgcAGAAACAAAGCAAAGTCTACACTGTGAATCTTCAGTGCAAAAGGATCGACTCGTGAGCGGAGTTGAAAATATACCTCCTCCTCATAAGGTAACAGAATCTTTGGTGCAAAAGGATGGACTTGTGAGTGGAGTTGAAAATATACCTCCTCCTCATAAG GATGTTAAGGATGTTGACGGTTTTGAGACTACAAAGGATAAAGATGAGTTCACAGCAGCTAAGGATGTGGAGTTTCCAATTATTGAAGATGTAGAGGAGCGGAAACCAGCAGAGGATGCCATGTCCTTGAACTTAACTAAGGATTTCAAGGAGTTGAAATCAAAGCTAAACACAGTGGATTCAAAGCTTAAAGAG GCTGATCTTACTATCTTGAAGCTGACAGAAGAGAGAAGCATGAACGCTAGAGAGAAAGATATGCTTAAACATCAGCTG GAAATGTTGAGGAAAAACAGTGTAAAACAAGTACAGGTGGGCTTCCCTGTCCTCTATGTCTTTATGATTGCTCTCATTAGCCTGGCAGTTGGGTATCTTGTCCATGCATAG
- the LOC107426887 gene encoding vesicle-associated protein 1-2 isoform X2, whose protein sequence is MGTELLEIQPSELQFTFELKKQSSCSVHLVNKSDQYVAFKVKTTSPKKYCVRPNTGIIKLNATRDFTVTMQAQRVAPPDLQCKDKFLIQSIAVPFGTTDENITSDIFAKDSGRYIEEKKLKVALISPPPSPLLIQNNAETKQSLHCESSVQKDRLVSGVENIPPPHKDVKDVDGFETTKDKDEFTAAKDVEFPIIEDVEERKPAEDAMSLNLTKDFKELKSKLNTVDSKLKEADLTILKLTEERSMNAREKDMLKHQLEMLRKNSVKQVQVGFPVLYVFMIALISLAVGYLVHA, encoded by the exons ATGGGTACGGAACTCTTGGAGATTCAACCTAGTGAGCTCCAATTTACAT TTGAGTTGAAGAAACAAAGTTCTTGCTCTGTTCATCTTGTCAACAAATCAGATCAATATGTTGCTTTTAAG GTGAAAACTACCTCTCCAAAGAAATACTGTGTGCGACCAAACACGGGCATCATAAAGCTGAATGCAACACGTGATTTTACAG TCACAATGCAAGCTCAGCGTGTAGCTCCTCCCGATTTGCAGTGCAAGGACAAGTTTTTGATCCAGAGCATAGCTGTGCCATTCGGAACAACTGATGAGAACATTACATCTGACATA TTTGCAAAAGATAGTGGAAGATACATTGAAGAGAAGAAGCTCAAGGTGGCACTTATCAGCCCGCCTCCTTCACCActattaatacaaaataatgcAGAAACAAAGCAAAGTCTACACTGTGAATCTTCAGTGCAAAAGGATCGACTCGTGAGCGGAGTTGAAAATATACCTCCTCCTCATAAG GATGTTAAGGATGTTGACGGTTTTGAGACTACAAAGGATAAAGATGAGTTCACAGCAGCTAAGGATGTGGAGTTTCCAATTATTGAAGATGTAGAGGAGCGGAAACCAGCAGAGGATGCCATGTCCTTGAACTTAACTAAGGATTTCAAGGAGTTGAAATCAAAGCTAAACACAGTGGATTCAAAGCTTAAAGAG GCTGATCTTACTATCTTGAAGCTGACAGAAGAGAGAAGCATGAACGCTAGAGAGAAAGATATGCTTAAACATCAGCTG GAAATGTTGAGGAAAAACAGTGTAAAACAAGTACAGGTGGGCTTCCCTGTCCTCTATGTCTTTATGATTGCTCTCATTAGCCTGGCAGTTGGGTATCTTGTCCATGCATAG